Part of the Streptomyces sp. NBC_01471 genome is shown below.
GCGCTGCTGATGTGGTGATCGTGGACGCCACCTGCCGCGAGGTGCTGACCGAGGCACTGAAGCACAGCGGGGTCCGGCCGACAGTGATCGACTCGGGGCGGCCGCAGGACGCGTACGAGTCCCTGCTGGCAGGCGCCACCCCGCGGGCGGTGGCGGTCACCGATGAGAGATCCCTGCTCTCGATCAACTACACGAGCGGTACGACCGGACGGCCGAAGGGAGTGATGTACCACCACCGTGGTGCCTATCTCCAGGCGCTGGCGATGGCCTACCACGCCAAGCTGGACACGTCGTCACGATATCTGTGGACGCTGCCGATGTTCCACACGAACGGCTGGTGCTTCCCGTGGGCGGTGACCGCGGCCGGGGCGGTGCACCACTGTCTGCGCAAGGTGAACCCGCCGGACATCTGGCGGGCCATCCGCGAGAGCGGTGTCACCCACTTCTGTGCCGCACCCACCGTGCTGGCCATGCTGGCCGATGACCCCGCTGCGGCAGCAGAGGTCTCCCACCCGGTGCAGGTGTTCGTCGGGGGCGCGCCGCCCTGGCCGGCCCTGCTCGCCAGGATGAGCGCGCTCGGCATCGGGGTCCGTCATCTCTACGGACTCACCGAGACGTTCGGCCCAGCGGTCGTGTGTGACTGGCAGCCCGAGTGGCAGGACCTGCCGGCCGGACAGCGCGCACCGCTGATGGCGCGACAGGGCATCGCGAACATCATCGCCGAACCGCTGCGGGTGGTCGATTCCCGGGGCGCCGACGTGCCGGCCGACGGCAGCACGCTCGGCGAGATCCTGCTGCGCGGCAACGACGTGATGCTCGGCTACTACCGCGACGAGGAAGCGACCGGGGCCGCGGTGACCACCGACGGCTGGTTCCGCTCGGGCGACCTGGGCGTCATGCACCCGGACGGCTATGTCGAGCTGCGCGACAGAGCCAAGGACGTCATCATCTCCGGCGGGGAGAACATCGCCTCCGTCGAGGTGGAGAGCGCGCTCACCGAACACCCGGCGGTGCTGGAGGCCGCTGTCGTCGGCGCACCGCACCCGAAGTGGGGTGAGGTTCCGATCGCGTACGTCACGGTCCGGGCCGGCGCATCGGTCACCGAAGCAGAACTGGTCACCTTCGTGCGGGACAGGATCGCGGGGTTCAAGGCACCACGCCAGGTGGTCTTCTGCGAGCTGCCCAGGACGTCGACCGGAAAGATCCGGAAGAACCTGTTGCGGCAGCGGTCCTCTCGCTCCGCGATCGCACAGCCCCCCGACCAGTGACGTGAATGCCGCACGGGGCGAGCTTCGCCGGTCTCCTGCCGCCCGAGATCTCGGAGCAGGGTCCGCCGATCAGAAGGAACCCACGTTCAAGAGCAGCGGACCGGGAGAGAACATGACCAAGACCAGGAGATCGCTCGCGCTCACGGCCGCCTTCGTGGTGGCCCTGGCCGTCGGCGGTCCAGCCGCCGCGACCGCTGCGAGGACGGCCGGAGGCGAGGGGCCCGCCGCGGCCTCCGGCAGAGGGCGGGAAACGACGCAGCCGCGCGTCGTCCGGGCGACTCCGGTCGCCCAAGTTGCGCCTCTGGACCCGCCGTCGGAGTTCGGACACGCGACCGTACTGGAGGGCCCCGCCTTCGGACCCGACGGCCGTCTGTACTTCGTCGACTTCACCGCTCCTGCGGGACAGCCCAAGATCCTCCGGTACGACCTGCGGACGAAGACCGTCACGCCCGTCCACACCGACGCCACGAGCCGCTTCTCGTCCCTGCAGTTCAGCCCCGCCGACGGGAAGATCTACGTCACCGACTTCGACAACGGGAAGATCGACCGGCTCAACCCCGACGGCACCGGCTTCACGACCGCCTTCTCGAAGCCGGTGGACGGCCGGGCCATGGTGCCCGACGACATCGCCTTCGACAAGGCGGGCGACATGTACATCACCGACTACCAGGGCTCACTGGAGAACCCGGTCGGCCGCGTGGTACGTCTCGACGCCGGCGGCGCCCACCCGATCGTCCTGCAGAACGGCCTGTCCGGTCCCAACGGGATCTCGTTCACCCCGGACTTCTCCGGCTTGTGGGTGAGCGAGTACAACCTCGGCCGTGAGGACTATTTCACGCTGGCGCCCGACGGCAAGAGCTTCACCGGAGGCGGCGTGGGGATGTCCGCCAACGTCGGCCGCGGCGGCTTCGACTCCAACTCCGTCGACTCCGCCGGCAACGTGTACCAAGTGGTGATGGGCACCGGGAAAATCCTCGTGTGGAACCCGGCAGGGGACCTGGTCGCCACGATCCTCATACCGCAGCAGCCCAAGCCGGAACCCCTCGTCAGCAACCTGGTGATCGAGCCGGGCACGTCCCACGGGTACATCACCGTCGGCGGTGACAACGGCGGCCACCTCTACCGATTCCGTACCCTCGCGCCGGGGCCCTCGCAGTCCACCTCGCAGTCCAAGGGCGGAGGCGCCTGAGCGGCCACCGCACCACGCCCGCGCGGCCGGTGACGGTGAACCGTTGCCGGCCGCCGTGGAGGGGACGGGTCCCCCACCGCTCCCCCGCGGCCACGCCCCGGGACGGACCGGGAGCGACGCGTTACGCCTCGGCGCCGGTGTCCGCGGTCTCGGCCAGGGCTTCCGCGCG
Proteins encoded:
- a CDS encoding acyl--CoA ligase family protein; this encodes MHGMVFSELTPVAFAARAAKVFADRLAVVDGDLRYSYAELWERAQALAGVLAGHGVRPGDRVAVLAPNTHVLLEAHYGVPLAGAVLVALNTRLAPAEIAYILDHSAADVVIVDATCREVLTEALKHSGVRPTVIDSGRPQDAYESLLAGATPRAVAVTDERSLLSINYTSGTTGRPKGVMYHHRGAYLQALAMAYHAKLDTSSRYLWTLPMFHTNGWCFPWAVTAAGAVHHCLRKVNPPDIWRAIRESGVTHFCAAPTVLAMLADDPAAAAEVSHPVQVFVGGAPPWPALLARMSALGIGVRHLYGLTETFGPAVVCDWQPEWQDLPAGQRAPLMARQGIANIIAEPLRVVDSRGADVPADGSTLGEILLRGNDVMLGYYRDEEATGAAVTTDGWFRSGDLGVMHPDGYVELRDRAKDVIISGGENIASVEVESALTEHPAVLEAAVVGAPHPKWGEVPIAYVTVRAGASVTEAELVTFVRDRIAGFKAPRQVVFCELPRTSTGKIRKNLLRQRSSRSAIAQPPDQ
- a CDS encoding SMP-30/gluconolactonase/LRE family protein translates to MTKTRRSLALTAAFVVALAVGGPAAATAARTAGGEGPAAASGRGRETTQPRVVRATPVAQVAPLDPPSEFGHATVLEGPAFGPDGRLYFVDFTAPAGQPKILRYDLRTKTVTPVHTDATSRFSSLQFSPADGKIYVTDFDNGKIDRLNPDGTGFTTAFSKPVDGRAMVPDDIAFDKAGDMYITDYQGSLENPVGRVVRLDAGGAHPIVLQNGLSGPNGISFTPDFSGLWVSEYNLGREDYFTLAPDGKSFTGGGVGMSANVGRGGFDSNSVDSAGNVYQVVMGTGKILVWNPAGDLVATILIPQQPKPEPLVSNLVIEPGTSHGYITVGGDNGGHLYRFRTLAPGPSQSTSQSKGGGA